One window of Leptospira yasudae genomic DNA carries:
- a CDS encoding helix-turn-helix domain-containing protein, which produces MEEVKYYSLAAMLYFMIAAFGVFKRDRQKNFSAPALFFLMACVFWSFTATMFITENTLAKKLAQYFYAYFSVTVAFFFMNLASNVKSGSFQCIDSFSAFRKLLLRSFAATAAIVVVWDLLDEFKIPNLSEMVSLGTFLFFVYLLFQILIPLRSAKNKANLVRILPSVCVLLIIKLTEVFRYFEGAKIIEPINTINYYFLILSPIILSEFIPIISDLQRTQNEFLLSDSENEETDKNLTNRDSSQEKRSLLEDLNIEKVESKLTELMQKEKIHLDEELRLPSLASEMGLSVHHLSAFLNEHMGMNFNSFINHHRVKEAKVMLLEEPDRSILSIGMAVGFSSSSAFHRAFLKETKKSPKAFREENLTNYKSKEDEMEDFDSRYSHTI; this is translated from the coding sequence GTGGAAGAGGTTAAATATTATTCATTAGCGGCAATGTTATACTTTATGATTGCCGCATTCGGAGTTTTCAAAAGGGATCGGCAAAAGAATTTCAGCGCCCCTGCGTTGTTTTTTCTGATGGCCTGCGTTTTTTGGTCGTTTACGGCCACGATGTTTATTACGGAAAACACACTCGCAAAAAAATTAGCCCAGTATTTTTACGCTTACTTTTCGGTAACCGTCGCGTTCTTTTTTATGAACCTCGCTTCAAATGTAAAGAGCGGTAGCTTTCAGTGTATCGACTCTTTTAGCGCGTTCCGAAAATTGCTTCTTAGAAGTTTTGCAGCGACTGCGGCAATCGTGGTGGTTTGGGATCTGCTCGATGAATTCAAAATTCCGAATCTTTCGGAAATGGTTTCATTGGGAACCTTCCTGTTTTTTGTTTACCTTCTTTTTCAGATTCTGATTCCTTTGCGTTCCGCTAAAAACAAGGCGAATCTGGTGAGAATTCTTCCTTCCGTTTGCGTGTTGCTGATCATTAAATTAACCGAAGTGTTCCGGTATTTTGAAGGAGCGAAAATTATCGAGCCGATCAACACGATCAATTATTATTTTCTAATTCTTTCACCGATTATTCTGAGCGAATTTATTCCGATTATTTCCGATTTGCAGAGAACCCAGAACGAATTCCTACTCAGCGATTCGGAAAACGAAGAAACGGATAAGAATCTTACGAATCGAGATTCCAGCCAGGAGAAACGATCGCTTTTGGAAGATCTTAACATCGAAAAGGTGGAGAGTAAGCTGACCGAATTGATGCAAAAAGAGAAAATCCACCTGGATGAGGAACTGCGACTTCCTTCTTTGGCTTCGGAAATGGGACTTTCGGTACATCACCTTTCCGCTTTTTTAAACGAACACATGGGAATGAATTTTAATTCTTTTATCAATCACCATCGTGTAAAAGAAGCAAAGGTTATGCTGTTGGAAGAACCGGATCGTTCGATTCTTTCAATCGGAATGGCTGTCGGTTTTAGTTCTTCTTCCGCCTTTCATCGGGCCTTTTTGAAAGAGACGAAAAAATCTCCGAAAGCGTTCCGGGAAGAAAATCTTACGAACTACAAAAGTAAAGAAGACGAGATGGAAGACTTCGATTCTCGGTATTCCCACACGATTTAA
- a CDS encoding DUF1566 domain-containing protein, giving the protein MLWESFMGQGIKKQHAKLKKEICLLYILFLCWGIAFSNCLVGEGKKGFNFFFLPGSSISNPGGGIQDSPILTTPVAPQGNITYSSATTFYVSNNAGAIQYYDISWSSSLGAFYELRKGATNCSDGSVHTSGNVTASTSNTDRINASDLSAGSNGIKLCLKSPDGTLAWDTVSITGIRDDVAPSIGFSPAGGTYGSSVPNITLSCTDTGGSGCLGIAYRNDGTNPGIAADGTVASGSTGYSSAFAVANNATTDVKVIAVDKAGNASAVSTSQYVVAVGNPTITINSVSKADMRSVDSSVVKWQSDLAGNYDIRVGGTNCSAGTNGTSLSLTGSAAANTEITTTISGAAPLAVGANTIRICLTTAGSNVGSNSTAINIDNTAPTLTSATPANNSTSLSVDQNTFVFTFNEDMDQSLKPLPEHHDSGVSGNPQIAWPTMAGTWTDARTYSLALNSKLPELHTFYLQFTATGFKDKAGNAVGTTPVAIVGGVFKLNYKSLTETKVTLVTDTAQTNCYDSTGNAIACAGSGQDSELSVMPYGLGVPTTNPGYPNDRITRDTVNNVIWKTCPPTYVWSGGTCVQDAVDPYNAALIARNTGSGVLDLNWGDSLEYCLQLNLANSGAGFAGVKTWRLPTLSEQMSILTYEGSIGNETIQNTSFPGFIKNDYQRYWTSTNAVSASIALNGYTGSELGNGSNAWGAWQISVFGGGTHINSKGKATSWNWPNRYMALAMCIAD; this is encoded by the coding sequence ATGTTGTGGGAGTCTTTTATGGGTCAGGGAATCAAAAAACAACATGCGAAATTAAAAAAAGAAATTTGCTTATTATACATTCTTTTCCTTTGCTGGGGCATCGCTTTCTCCAATTGTTTGGTAGGTGAAGGGAAAAAAGGGTTCAATTTTTTCTTTCTTCCAGGTTCCAGCATTTCAAATCCTGGCGGCGGAATTCAAGATAGTCCGATCCTTACAACTCCGGTTGCCCCTCAGGGAAATATTACTTACAGTTCCGCGACCACTTTCTATGTGAGTAACAATGCGGGAGCGATTCAGTATTACGATATTTCTTGGTCCTCCAGTCTTGGAGCATTCTATGAGCTCCGCAAAGGGGCAACCAATTGCAGCGATGGAAGCGTTCATACCAGCGGAAACGTAACCGCATCCACCTCCAACACCGATCGAATCAACGCATCCGATTTAAGCGCTGGAAGTAACGGAATCAAACTTTGTCTCAAAAGTCCCGATGGAACTCTCGCTTGGGATACCGTTAGCATCACCGGAATTCGTGACGACGTAGCGCCATCAATCGGATTCTCCCCTGCAGGAGGAACCTACGGTTCATCTGTTCCGAATATTACTCTTTCTTGCACCGATACGGGTGGATCCGGTTGTCTTGGAATCGCTTACCGAAACGACGGGACCAATCCCGGCATAGCCGCAGATGGAACGGTTGCATCCGGATCCACAGGATATTCCTCCGCGTTTGCCGTAGCAAACAACGCCACGACCGACGTGAAAGTGATCGCTGTGGATAAGGCCGGTAACGCGAGTGCGGTCAGCACAAGTCAATACGTCGTTGCGGTAGGAAACCCTACGATCACGATCAATTCCGTTTCCAAAGCCGATATGAGAAGCGTCGATTCCAGCGTTGTCAAATGGCAATCGGATCTTGCAGGAAACTACGATATCCGAGTGGGTGGAACGAATTGCAGTGCCGGCACAAACGGAACTTCTTTATCCCTCACGGGTTCTGCGGCGGCGAACACGGAAATCACCACAACGATCAGCGGTGCCGCCCCTCTCGCAGTCGGTGCGAACACGATTCGAATCTGTCTTACTACCGCAGGAAGCAACGTAGGATCTAACTCGACCGCGATCAATATCGACAATACGGCGCCGACTCTTACTTCTGCCACGCCTGCAAATAACTCCACTTCTTTAAGCGTTGATCAGAACACATTTGTTTTTACGTTCAACGAAGATATGGATCAAAGTCTTAAACCGCTTCCTGAGCATCACGACAGCGGAGTGAGCGGAAATCCTCAAATCGCTTGGCCTACGATGGCCGGAACTTGGACGGATGCCAGAACCTATTCCTTAGCTTTAAATAGTAAATTACCGGAATTACATACGTTTTACCTGCAATTCACCGCTACAGGGTTTAAGGATAAAGCAGGAAACGCCGTAGGCACAACGCCCGTTGCAATTGTAGGTGGAGTGTTCAAGCTCAACTATAAATCGTTAACCGAAACAAAAGTCACTCTTGTTACGGATACGGCTCAAACAAACTGTTACGATTCTACCGGAAACGCAATTGCTTGCGCAGGTTCCGGTCAGGACTCGGAACTCAGTGTTATGCCCTACGGTCTTGGAGTTCCAACGACAAACCCTGGATATCCGAACGATCGAATCACAAGAGATACGGTTAACAATGTGATCTGGAAGACCTGTCCTCCGACTTATGTTTGGTCCGGCGGAACCTGCGTTCAAGACGCAGTGGATCCTTATAACGCCGCTCTCATCGCGAGAAACACCGGATCGGGGGTTTTGGATCTGAATTGGGGGGATTCTCTAGAATACTGTTTGCAACTCAATCTTGCAAACTCCGGGGCCGGATTTGCTGGAGTGAAAACGTGGAGACTTCCGACTCTCAGCGAACAGATGAGCATTCTCACCTATGAAGGATCTATCGGAAACGAAACGATCCAGAATACGAGCTTCCCCGGGTTTATTAAGAACGATTACCAAAGATATTGGACCTCTACGAATGCAGTCAGCGCTTCGATCGCTTTGAACGGTTACACGGGAAGCGAATTAGGAAACGGTTCCAATGCTTGGGGCGCTTGGCAAATTTCCGTTTTCGGCGGAGGAACTCATATCAACAGCAAAGGGAAAGCGACTTCCTGGAACTGGCCGAATCGATATATGGCGCTCGCGATGTGCATCGCTGATTAA
- a CDS encoding DUF1566 domain-containing protein: MKLLKTFILLTILLGIIETLTAIGGPYTDPNDGTINDTGNRLLWRKCGRGRGTAGSNYTNCNVVSGPAETSNWATAVAYCSSLGTTLGDGRQWRLPTVKELISIVDYSRSTKPIINPTLFPNTAEGRFWTSTNSFVAGNSPVLPSAPTDETGTTDPKQYVTNPGNTEQHYKIPQGANYRSMAYIVEFTVGGVVEYGKSNNAYVRCVTGPY; encoded by the coding sequence ATGAAACTATTGAAAACGTTTATACTTCTTACCATCTTACTCGGAATCATTGAAACGTTAACCGCCATCGGAGGACCTTATACGGATCCGAACGATGGAACGATCAACGATACGGGAAACCGTCTGCTCTGGAGAAAATGCGGAAGAGGACGGGGAACTGCAGGTTCGAATTACACGAACTGTAACGTGGTTTCCGGTCCGGCAGAAACGAGCAATTGGGCGACAGCGGTCGCTTATTGCAGCAGCCTCGGAACGACCTTGGGTGACGGAAGACAATGGAGATTGCCCACCGTAAAAGAACTCATCTCGATTGTGGATTACAGCCGATCGACAAAGCCGATCATCAATCCGACCTTGTTTCCCAATACGGCGGAAGGAAGATTCTGGACGTCCACGAATTCCTTCGTAGCGGGAAATAGTCCGGTTTTACCAAGCGCTCCTACCGACGAAACAGGCACGACGGACCCGAAACAATACGTGACCAACCCGGGGAACACAGAACAACACTATAAAATTCCGCAGGGCGCCAATTACAGATCGATGGCTTACATCGTGGAATTTACCGTAGGCGGTGTGGTAGAATACGGAAAATCGAACAACGCATACGTTCGCTGCGTCACCGGACCTTACTGA
- a CDS encoding c-type cytochrome, which produces MKILGMIIKRTLLSAVLIALGALSFLFLKFPDIGEREEIKIAHTPEQIRRGEYLVKSVAGCMGCHTGDRDPQQLFYPVTHNVGAGNLRMAEDNFGLPGTFYSKNITSASTGLGNWTDTEIFYAITAGVSKGGSPLFPIMPYPNYSQMDKEDIFAIIAYIRTLQPIENKVEKSSVKFPVNLIMRTIPKSPEFQKRPDPNDSVAYGKYLTTFAGCDDCHTQRIEGKAVAGMEFAGGTVFPLSTGGKVRGANITPDRKTGIGNWTRESFIARFRANQLRAKTNPTIQAGEFNSVMPWLEYSGMNDQDLGAIFDYLMSLKPVSNSVLIFEK; this is translated from the coding sequence ATGAAAATATTAGGAATGATTATAAAGAGAACCTTGCTCTCTGCGGTCCTAATCGCACTCGGAGCGCTGAGCTTTCTCTTTTTAAAATTTCCGGATATCGGTGAGAGGGAAGAAATCAAAATCGCGCATACACCGGAACAAATCCGCCGCGGCGAATACCTCGTAAAATCCGTGGCGGGTTGCATGGGATGTCACACGGGAGATAGAGATCCGCAGCAACTCTTCTATCCAGTGACGCATAACGTGGGAGCGGGAAATCTCCGTATGGCGGAAGACAATTTCGGTCTACCCGGAACTTTTTACTCTAAAAATATCACTTCCGCCTCCACCGGATTGGGAAATTGGACCGATACGGAAATTTTTTACGCGATTACTGCGGGCGTCTCCAAGGGCGGAAGTCCTCTTTTTCCGATCATGCCTTATCCGAATTACTCGCAAATGGACAAGGAAGATATCTTTGCGATCATCGCATATATAAGAACTCTCCAACCGATCGAAAACAAAGTGGAAAAGTCGAGCGTGAAATTTCCGGTGAATCTCATCATGAGAACGATTCCAAAATCTCCCGAGTTTCAAAAACGACCCGATCCGAATGATTCGGTCGCCTACGGAAAATATCTAACTACCTTTGCCGGCTGCGACGACTGCCATACGCAAAGAATCGAAGGCAAAGCCGTGGCAGGAATGGAGTTCGCGGGAGGAACCGTATTTCCGCTCTCGACCGGAGGAAAAGTAAGAGGAGCAAACATTACTCCCGACCGCAAAACTGGAATCGGCAACTGGACTCGTGAAAGTTTTATCGCAAGATTTCGCGCCAATCAGCTCAGAGCAAAAACCAATCCAACCATTCAAGCGGGAGAATTCAACAGCGTTATGCCTTGGTTGGAATATTCGGGAATGAATGACCAAGACTTAGGAGCGATCTTCGATTATTTGATGAGTTTGAAACCAGTTTCGAATTCGGTTTTGATTTTCGAAAAATAA
- a CDS encoding SpoIIE family protein phosphatase — protein sequence MKRSLRLQIISIYSLLTVINLTFVAVMIFENQTDLLIDNFTLESDQIARKILKKIEGLESQNYEDPDKLADIESKLLSIGVENFSVISVEDRSVEKFKINLEHGNKISIDYLKGKLATIINAKEAINSSYDIELDSKNFIVNLIFYLTEKTFLVSQVRVKEILDRLNSLYIQLALLLLWGVVFHILFGIFLYRKIFVRLFILKEVSETMASGDLTVRAGWNFSSKDELDLLGSTFNGMVERIASQVESLEHKNQQIQTELEIGKNVQECLLPGRRRKFNLITADIFYKPMREVSGDIYDILEINDERTGFFLADATGHGVSAALITSIIHFNIENIMKETVNPSFIFTRLSEKLFDTLQGSFFATGIFMLFDKEGFAYFCSAGHNPIYYYRKSKNKIVTLNSTGHILGIGIPEEYQVLKIKTEPGDKVLIYTDGILDATAPTGEQFGDDRLLEVFQANVHQEAKQITNEIKKEMDTFADRFPDDVTFGIIEIQ from the coding sequence ATGAAACGATCACTTCGACTTCAGATTATTTCCATTTATTCTTTGCTGACGGTGATCAATCTCACGTTCGTTGCGGTAATGATCTTTGAAAATCAAACCGATTTGCTCATCGATAATTTCACTCTGGAGTCGGATCAGATCGCGAGAAAAATTCTCAAAAAGATCGAAGGCTTAGAATCTCAAAACTACGAGGATCCGGACAAACTCGCCGACATCGAAAGTAAACTGCTCAGTATCGGAGTCGAAAATTTTTCCGTAATCTCGGTCGAAGACCGTTCCGTCGAAAAATTCAAAATCAATCTCGAACACGGAAACAAAATTTCCATCGATTATCTGAAAGGAAAGCTCGCGACCATCATCAACGCAAAGGAAGCGATCAACAGTTCCTATGACATCGAACTTGATTCGAAAAACTTCATCGTAAATCTTATCTTTTATCTTACGGAAAAAACCTTTTTAGTTTCGCAGGTTCGCGTAAAGGAAATCCTCGATCGTCTCAATTCTCTTTATATACAGCTCGCACTTCTTCTTCTGTGGGGAGTGGTCTTTCACATTCTATTCGGAATCTTTCTCTACAGAAAAATTTTCGTTCGTTTATTCATCTTGAAGGAAGTGAGCGAGACTATGGCTTCCGGTGATTTGACCGTACGGGCCGGATGGAATTTTTCCTCCAAGGACGAACTCGATCTTTTGGGAAGCACCTTCAACGGAATGGTCGAAAGAATCGCCTCTCAGGTTGAAAGTTTAGAACATAAGAACCAACAGATTCAAACCGAGTTGGAAATCGGAAAGAACGTTCAGGAATGTCTTCTACCCGGCCGCAGAAGAAAATTCAATCTGATCACTGCGGATATTTTTTACAAACCGATGCGCGAAGTCAGCGGCGATATATACGACATTCTCGAGATCAACGACGAACGCACCGGATTCTTCTTGGCCGATGCGACCGGCCACGGAGTTTCTGCGGCTCTTATCACCTCGATCATTCACTTCAACATCGAAAACATCATGAAGGAAACGGTAAATCCTTCCTTCATCTTCACGCGATTGAGCGAAAAACTTTTCGACACGCTCCAAGGTTCGTTCTTTGCGACCGGGATTTTTATGTTGTTCGATAAGGAAGGATTCGCTTATTTCTGCAGCGCGGGCCATAACCCGATCTACTATTACAGAAAGAGCAAGAATAAGATCGTTACTCTCAATTCCACCGGACATATCCTCGGCATCGGTATTCCGGAGGAATATCAGGTTCTTAAAATCAAAACGGAACCGGGCGACAAAGTTCTTATCTACACGGATGGAATTTTGGATGCGACCGCTCCAACGGGCGAACAATTCGGAGACGATCGTCTTCTCGAAGTATTCCAAGCGAACGTTCATCAGGAAGCAAAACAGATCACCAACGAAATCAAAAAGGAAATGGACACGTTTGCGGACCGTTTCCCGGACGACGTCACTTTTGGAATCATCGAAATTCAATAA
- a CDS encoding tetratricopeptide repeat protein — MKKSVFIALIGFLLILPLGFIVLETKLFELRIILERRKILNFSFSSEILRSKFEGIISNKENIKAEMKLNHLQSSMINNTNTTLSLEPNFVHETGAVLINSVRSLSLKAGINLHMNSSKIRLLEHAFALERNQFYKEAYRTYEESFDQFGKQSEEGGFIQLHQGFCLAVQGEFDSALRPLYEVKANHPGTLLSSDAEILISLILKAKQSAKEIENNLDDPEKRAKAFFAKGNYAKALEEIERAKINNPEINYIKGYSLEKTGHQSEAIREYAALAFSDKNKDIAIKANRRLLMLGYYYNAGSEIASLSDKNAERLGDSSEAKEIKTSSEKLKQPSRLFGNGDSESKNEILERDLSKQNQAMLEEVIQKSNQFLKKAEAPPPPKAMIKIVVSDSDPVYANHIVIEGDKARLFSSHFPITLPTFSIESISMDKNATKNSKLIMTKDSNKQSFLKASVDDDSITLMDKVSKKKVQINSAIKIEVIQ, encoded by the coding sequence ATGAAGAAGAGCGTATTCATAGCCTTAATCGGATTTTTATTGATTCTCCCTTTGGGGTTTATCGTACTCGAAACCAAACTTTTCGAGTTGAGAATCATATTAGAAAGACGTAAAATTCTTAACTTCTCTTTTTCAAGCGAGATTCTCCGCTCCAAATTCGAAGGAATCATTTCGAACAAGGAAAACATCAAGGCGGAAATGAAGTTGAATCACTTGCAGAGTTCCATGATCAACAACACGAACACAACCCTTTCTTTGGAACCGAACTTTGTCCACGAAACCGGCGCCGTATTGATCAACTCCGTCCGTTCCCTTTCCTTAAAAGCGGGAATCAATCTTCATATGAATTCATCCAAGATCCGTCTTTTGGAACACGCCTTCGCCTTGGAAAGAAATCAATTCTATAAGGAAGCCTACCGCACTTACGAGGAATCCTTCGATCAATTCGGTAAACAATCGGAGGAAGGCGGATTCATCCAGTTGCATCAGGGTTTTTGTCTTGCGGTTCAAGGAGAATTCGATTCCGCTTTGCGTCCTCTCTACGAAGTGAAAGCGAATCATCCCGGCACCTTGCTTTCGAGCGACGCGGAAATTCTCATCTCATTGATTCTGAAAGCGAAACAGAGCGCGAAAGAAATCGAAAACAATCTGGACGATCCTGAAAAAAGAGCCAAGGCTTTTTTTGCAAAAGGGAATTACGCGAAAGCTCTTGAAGAAATCGAAAGAGCGAAGATCAACAACCCGGAAATAAATTATATCAAAGGTTATTCTCTGGAAAAAACGGGACATCAATCCGAGGCGATCCGAGAATATGCCGCCCTCGCCTTTTCGGACAAGAACAAGGACATCGCGATCAAGGCGAACCGAAGATTGTTGATGCTCGGTTATTATTACAATGCGGGTTCGGAGATCGCTTCTCTTTCCGATAAGAACGCGGAACGTTTGGGAGACTCTTCCGAAGCGAAGGAAATCAAAACCTCTTCCGAAAAATTGAAACAACCGAGCCGCCTTTTCGGCAACGGAGATTCCGAATCGAAAAACGAAATTTTGGAAAGGGATCTTTCCAAACAGAATCAAGCGATGCTGGAGGAAGTGATTCAGAAATCGAATCAGTTTCTGAAAAAAGCGGAAGCTCCTCCGCCGCCGAAAGCGATGATCAAGATCGTCGTATCCGATTCGGATCCCGTTTATGCGAACCACATCGTGATCGAAGGGGACAAGGCGAGACTTTTCTCATCCCACTTTCCGATCACCCTTCCGACCTTTTCCATCGAATCGATCTCGATGGATAAGAACGCCACGAAAAATTCCAAGCTGATCATGACCAAAGACTCAAACAAGCAATCTTTTTTAAAAGCTTCCGTAGACGACGATTCGATTACTCTTATGGACAAGGTTTCCAAGAAGAAAGTTCAAATCAATTCTGCGATTAAGATAGAGGTTATTCAGTGA
- a CDS encoding LB_137 family protein, with product MSRILFLLSVAIFLLLSFEISAHRIILKSGEEISGNVTDNDPALEEITIQTGDGERKIKKSEISEMRFEEAGNILCLELDEDPKRTCTHKLTRINAQTLFYVTEAGEYLRVAIERVKYAKITEPSPRILQQLSKTNLKFTVSSETEDDILSKISILNDESIMLTRGETEAPTILENKNISKIVYKLEDLTPKNPETGLVLWDYLIPGYYLARKEHTKSGYALMGVTGLFALGAAYEYYSGINVKEKQPMFLPQDNGTFLLFDQDNSEYSRHKQLNHLFLISLSLSYIFNTALISFPAVFSIAATERNIPYASAVRERNIEFKMTYNF from the coding sequence GTGAGCAGAATTCTTTTTTTACTTTCCGTTGCGATTTTTCTGTTGTTATCCTTCGAGATTTCGGCTCATCGGATCATTCTAAAATCCGGAGAAGAGATTTCGGGTAACGTTACCGATAACGATCCGGCTCTCGAGGAAATTACGATCCAAACCGGAGACGGCGAAAGAAAGATTAAAAAGAGCGAAATCTCCGAAATGCGCTTCGAAGAAGCCGGAAACATCCTTTGTTTGGAATTGGACGAGGATCCGAAGCGAACCTGCACGCACAAGCTTACTCGAATCAACGCACAAACCTTGTTTTACGTCACGGAAGCGGGCGAATATCTCAGAGTCGCGATCGAACGGGTAAAATACGCGAAGATCACCGAGCCTTCTCCGAGGATTCTCCAGCAGCTTTCCAAAACGAATCTGAAGTTCACTGTCTCCTCCGAAACGGAAGACGATATTCTTTCCAAGATTTCGATTCTCAACGACGAATCGATCATGTTGACGCGCGGAGAAACAGAAGCCCCCACTATTTTAGAAAATAAGAATATTTCAAAAATCGTATACAAACTGGAGGACCTGACTCCGAAAAATCCGGAAACGGGCCTGGTTCTTTGGGACTATCTGATTCCGGGTTATTACCTCGCAAGAAAGGAACATACGAAGTCCGGCTACGCTCTCATGGGAGTCACCGGATTGTTCGCCTTGGGCGCCGCTTACGAATACTATTCGGGAATCAACGTAAAGGAAAAACAACCGATGTTTCTTCCGCAGGACAACGGAACGTTCCTTTTATTCGACCAGGACAACTCCGAATATTCGAGACACAAACAGCTCAATCATCTTTTTCTAATATCCTTGTCGTTGAGCTATATTTTCAACACGGCTTTGATTTCTTTCCCTGCGGTTTTTTCGATCGCCGCAACCGAAAGAAATATTCCTTACGCATCGGCGGTGAGGGAACGAAACATCGAATTTAAAATGACGTATAACTTTTAG
- a CDS encoding STAS domain-containing protein, translating into MQNTSGGLASKDELLVQEITDSHVQGVLKKNMAILKTTGEISLFSAKKFKEAMNDRIENGVNIFLVDLSSTTHIDSSGLAAFISTQARLFKEAQGKIVIFSVPMHLQKIFELTKLDKLIGITIDLDAAIDRAMAS; encoded by the coding sequence ATGCAAAACACAAGCGGCGGACTCGCATCCAAAGACGAACTTTTAGTTCAGGAAATCACGGACTCTCACGTTCAGGGAGTTCTCAAAAAGAACATGGCGATCTTGAAGACGACGGGAGAAATCAGTTTATTCTCCGCTAAAAAATTCAAGGAAGCGATGAACGACAGAATCGAAAACGGAGTGAACATCTTCCTCGTAGATCTTTCCTCCACTACGCATATCGATTCTTCGGGATTGGCCGCTTTTATCAGCACGCAAGCGAGACTTTTTAAGGAAGCTCAAGGAAAGATCGTGATCTTCTCCGTTCCGATGCACCTGCAGAAGATTTTCGAGCTTACAAAACTCGACAAACTCATCGGGATCACCATCGATCTGGACGCGGCGATCGACCGCGCAATGGCGTCCTAA